From a region of the Narcine bancroftii isolate sNarBan1 chromosome 5, sNarBan1.hap1, whole genome shotgun sequence genome:
- the LOC138763390 gene encoding coiled-coil domain-containing protein 71-like, with protein sequence MAEAPEGPAVQAWSRVSVVGPRALQDALAVLVPECRDSPRQLLSLVQGLRDEGCLPTVLRSQDVYGYTSSTCQVPPVAAAAEPRTSPRSLKAQANPKPAQRRGWLRPPASGVRLRAIPSRDSRRHRYPDRKAVTKRGSQETRSRKGSPAEGDRPANRLQLLRSKVIKVDEPSSDEEVRRKAQRILRVNLSPVVKIKPITYPT encoded by the coding sequence ATGGCAGAGGCCCCTGAAGGCCCAGCGGTGCAGGCCTGGTCTCGGGTGTCGGTGGTGGGCCCTCGGGCGCTACAGGACGCACTAGCTGTGCTGGTCCCCGAGTGCCGGGACTCGCCGAGGCAGCTGCTGAGCCTGGTGCAGGGCCTGCGGGACGAGGGCTGCCTGCCCACCGTGTTGCGCAGCCAGGACGTTTACGGATACACGTCCAGCACCTGCCAGGTGCCCCCTGTCGCCGCCGCCGCCGAGCCCAGGACCAGCCCCCGCAGTCTTAAAGCGCAGGCCAACCCGAAGCCAGCACAGCGCCGGGGCTGGCTGAGACCGCCAGCCTCGGGTGTCCGGCTGCGCGCTATTCCTTCTCGAGACTCCCGCAGACACCGCTACCCAGACAGGAAGGCTGTCActaaaaggggaagccaggagaCCCGTTCTCGGAAGGGCAGCCCAGCAGAGGGAGACAGGCCAGCTAACAGACTGCAGCTGCTAAGGTCCAAAGTGATCAAAGTGGACGAACCGTCCTCGGATGAGGAAGTGAGGAGGAAGGCCCAGAGAATCCTTCGGGTCAACCTGTCTCCTGTGGTAAAGATCAAGCCCATAACTTACCCCACATAG